One genomic segment of Helianthus annuus cultivar XRQ/B chromosome 14, HanXRQr2.0-SUNRISE, whole genome shotgun sequence includes these proteins:
- the LOC110908039 gene encoding F-box protein SKIP23, producing MTTTVDWSELQPELIESIAHKLKIHKDYIGFRSVCSNWRKSTSKTPKHLPCQLPWLMFPQQNQQSHLRLFFSLSEDKIYRISLPEASFFRRRCGSSHGWLVYLEETPAVFVINPLTRVKHHLPPLCSFPNVVNFSVYDVGREYTLKTVEGDVYTCSLKEMRDSFIKKVVFSSSPSDKDLDYYALAIVNQTGDLAYCKKGDSVWKFIDDAQAYCEDVVFHKGCFYAVSKYGTIAVCDVCGGKDLPNVSFIHTPLQVGGDMQYLVSLGDELLLVTRYLELGFDVEQHQLDIFYKTTEFRVFKLVLNDDVMWESVYELDDWALFVGENSSVAIRASDFEGCKGNQIYFTDDYSEWNYDGANGDHDLGVYDLEDGSVAALPCYTRKFYNGRRWPPPIWITPSLH from the coding sequence ATGACCACAACGGTAGATTGGTCAGAATTACAACCGGAATTGATCGAATCAATCGCACATAAACTCAAAATTCACAAAGATTACATCGGATTCCGATCGGTTTGTTCGAATTGGCGAAAATCCACCTCCAAAACCCCAAAACACCTCCCCTGTCAACTCCCATGGTTAATGTTTCCCCAACAGAACCAACAATCACATTTACGCTTGTTCTTCAGCTTATCCGAGGATAAAATCTACCGCATCAGTCTTCCAGAAGCCTCCTTTTTTCGTCGTAGATGCGGTTCCTCCCACGGTTGGCTGGTTTACCTTGAAGAAACGCCTGCGGTTTTCGTTATAAACCCGTTAACACGTGTGAAACATCATCTTCCGCCTTTATGTTCGTTTCCTAATGTTGTCAACTTTAGTGTCTATGATGTTGGAAGAGAATATACTCTTAAAACAGTAGAAGGTGATGTGTATACATGTAGTTTGAAGGAAATGCGCGACTCGTTTATTAAAAAAGTGGTGTTTTCGTCGAGCCCGTCTGATAAGGATTTGGATTATTATGCGCTTGCCATTGTTAACCAGACGGGTGATCTTGCGTACTGTAAGAAGGGTGATAGTGTTTGGAAGTTTATAGATGATGCACAGGCGTATTGTGAGGATGTTGTGTTTCACAAAGGGTGTTTTTATGCTGTGAGTAAATATGGAACGATTGCGGTTTGTGACGTTTGTGGAGGCAAAGATTTGCCGAATGTTTCTTTTATTCATACGCCGTTGCAGGTTGGTGGTGATATGCAGTATCTTGTCAGTTTGGGTGATGAGTTGCTGTTGGTGACGCGGTATTTGGAGCTGGGATTTGATGTTGAACAGCATCAGCTTGATATTTTTTACAAAACGACTGAGTTTCGTGTGTTTAAGCTGGTTTTGAATGACGACGTGATGTGGGAAAGTGTTTATGAGTTGGATGATTGGGCTTTGTTTGTGGGAGAGAATTCGTCAGTTGCGATTCGGGCTTCTGATTTTGAAGGGTGTAAAGGGAATCAAATTTATTTTACGGATGATTATTCAGAGTGGAATTATGATGGCGCGAATGGGGATCATGATTTGGGCGTTTATGATTTGGAAGATGGTAGTGTTGCAGCTTTGCCATGTTATACAAGAAAGTTTTACAATGGGAGACGATGGCCGCCTCCGATTTGGATCACTCCAAGTCTGCATTGA